The DNA segment TGATGCTCCAAAAAACATATTATATTTTCCGATAGAATCACTCAACCTTCCCATGATTGGACCACCCAACATCGATACTATACCAGTTACCATATAGATGAAAGGTAAGTCTTCTAACCGTACACCTAAATTGTGAACGGAAAATGCAGAACCAAACGGCATCAACATAAATCCACCTGTCGCAAGTAAGGTGGTTGCTATAAAGGCAGGCAAATATCTTGGTTGTGTTAATGTAGTTACCAAATGGTGGAAAGCACGAGTATCTGTTTTGTTATCTAAATGTTTTGTTACAGGTTTTAGAAAGAAGAATATAAAAAACCCAACCGCTCCACTGACACCTGCGATCATTAAAAACGGAGATTGCCATCCCCAAATATTAGAAATATAAATTCCAATGGGCAGTCCAAACACTTGGCTTGCAGCAAAAGCAGTCATGATAAAACCCATAACTCTTCCTCTAACTTGTAAAGGAAATAAATCTGCAACGATTGCAAATGAAATCGAAGACAATACACCTGCAAACATCCCAGTTAAAATTCTTACAAAAAGTAAAAATTCATAATGTACGGCAATTCCGCAAAGAAAGGTAGCAACAACGAATCCAACATAAAAAAACAAAAGTAACTTTTTACGATCAAAACGATCCGCAAAACCAGCAGCAAGTAATCCTGAGATTCCAGCACTGAATGCATAAGCAGAAACTACATAACCAAATTTTTCAGTTGGGATTTGTAGTTCACTCATGACCAAAACACCAAGTGGTGATAAGATCATGAAATCTAGTACAACTGTGAACTGTAAAAAGGCTAATAGGCCAACAACAAAGATGTGGTAAGGCGTAAATTTAAAATCCATCTTACCCAATATCTAATTTAGTATTACATAGAATAGCAAATCAATTTTAATGATTCTAAAAAAAGTAATCTCTAGGATTTTATTTCCTCTTCCAATAACTCTTTTAATTTGATCACCTGAGGGTGATCAGGTGTAATCATTGCTAGCCGATGAAAAATCTTTTTAGCTCGTTCTGCATTCCCTATCAATCGATAACATTCCACTAAATTGATCAGGTTCCTTATGTGTTTTGGATCCCTTGCTCGTAATCTTTCCCCAAGGTCGATTGCTTTTTTAATGTTTTTCGATTTACGGTATGCGAAACTGAGTTGCAATAATATTTCATTGTCTGTCACAAAGAACGGAAAAATGGATTCTAAGGATTCCACGGCAACATCAAATTTTTTCAGTAGTAATGATATACGGGATTTTTCTCGAATTAAGTTAATCCTGATATCATCATTTAACGACTCATTTGATAATAAGGATTCGATGTTTTGGTATGCTTCCTCACCATTTCCTAGATCTAACAATAATTTAACTTTGGCATATAAATAATCATCTGTTGATAAATTGGAGAGAGTGTCTTTTGAAACTCGTTTGAATGAACCTAACCATTCAATCCTAAGTAGTGTAAGATCATCCGAAAATGTTCCGACATCTAATAAGTTTTCAACAAGTAAACTTAAATCACCATTTGATTTCTCAACTACTTGCAAAAACTTAGTTTCATCTTCATTGATTAGGCGATTGCCATCGCCACTTTCCTCTAAAACTAGATCATCTCTGCCGTCCGATCCAATGAATAATATATCGCCTTTTTCTAAAGGAAATATACGGATACGCACATCACCATCCATACCTTTTGTGCCAATCTTTCGAAGTTCCAATTCTTCTTCGATGAAAGAAGCTACTCCATCGCGATACAATACTGTCCATGGATGTTCGGCGTTCAAATAGTATAATACACCTGTGTCTTCCTCAACAAGTCCTAAAACTACAGAAACTAACATCGATCCATCGAATGACTCGAAAATAGTTTGCAATTCATAAAAACATTCTTTGATCCAACGTTCGGGAGATTTGTTTTGGTTTTCCAAAATCATTTGTGTTCGTTTGATAAAAGATAAAAAAACAACACCAAGGACAAGTGCACCACCAGCACCTTGGATAGACTTACCCATAGCATCACCATTGATGAAGACTAAGTAAGATTTTCCATTTAAAGTAATGCTATCACTGATGATGATATCACCACCGATTTCTCTTTTTTTGCCACGAAACTCAAATTCTTTTTTTTGTTTTACATAAGATTGAAGCAAAACTTTTGTAGATTCAACTTTTGTTTGGCTAAGAGGATCTAATAGTAGAGATGTTAAAAAATAATCACCATCCTGTTGTACTTTAAGTTCTTGTACTTTTGTGAGTGTATTTTGTAATTCGTTTGTCCGCTCTTCTACTTTTTTCTCTAAACTCAAATTGAGTTCTTCCACTTGCCTATGCACTCGTAAAAAACGATTAGCTAAAACAACAGCAATGCCCAAAACAAAAACTAAAAAACCAAATCGTAATAAATTAAGATTTTGAATCGGAAGAAGTCCCGAAGCCCCTAGAATATCCCAAGTTCCTGTCCCAAGCAAAAACAAAACACCTATTAACAGACGTTTTGCGTCTTTGTTTTTTGCACGTACCGCAGAGATCATTAAGTAAAGCAAAATAACCCCAAAAACCAAAACGGAAATTTGCCATATGCGAAGTAAGGTAACGGAAGTAGCTCGGTTGACAAAAATTTGACTAACCGCCAAAACCAAACTAAATAGAAAGTAAACTTTTGATACGATGCTAATCTTAGAGCGGAAAAATACATCGGTGAACAATAACAACCAAACTGGTGTTAGAAATACAACAAAATACTCTATTTTCGATTGTGTAAAGGGTTCTAAACCAAATGAATACACTCCTTGGGAGCGAAAGATCATATAAACAGCTAAAAAGATAGAAAACAGAGCATAAAATAAATTATAGGTTTCTTGCCTTCGTTTCCAGTAAAACAATCCATGATAAATACCAACAAAAATATACAAAAACAACAACATGTAAGTTTCGTATTCATCTTCAATTTTAAGATGCTTAGAGGCAAGGTCGATATTGGCTGGATAATCGTTAAAGAGTTTATATAAATTTAATTCCTCTCCCTCTTCAGCTGCGATCAAAATCCGAATTTGGTTTTGGCCAATATTCAATTGATTTCTTTTCATTCTGATGAGTATGTGTCGTCTATACCCACTTTTTTCTATTGCTTCATTTTTGATTTTGCCATTAGAGGAAACAAGAGATTGGTTGATGTAAATTTCATAATAGTTAGAGATGTAAGGTATGTGAAGGCTAAAGGCATCGTCTTCCGTTTTTTGAAAATCAGTTTGTGATAACAAAAAAGACTTTGCCATCGTTACCTTTCGAAGTTTTCCTTTTTCCCATTCAAATTCAGAAAGTATCGATGCTAATGGCAAGGATTCTAAAGTTTTCCATTTTTTAGTATCAGGGTTTTCTGTGGTTTCAAATCCAATGGTGACATACCAATTTTTCGTTAGATCAATGGGAAGTGCGAAAATCGAATGAGAAAATAATATAAAACAACATATAAAGTATAAAGTTTTCTTCATATTGGATGTAAGTGAAATTCTAAATTTGCACCAAATGTATCTTCGAATAAATCTTTTTTTTCTGACACAGACCAAATTTCTAAATTGGGATCTTCTCCTTTTTTAAAATACAAACGACAATTCACTTTTCCTTTTTCAATGACTGCATCCAATCTTTCAATGATGGATTTTTCAGAACGATCCAATCCATCTCCGATTCGTAAAAAAGATGACAACTTACGAACCAAAAGTTGGTCTTCTGGCCGAAGGGTTTTAAACTCTTCGTGTTTGCCTTTGGGACCACCTTTCCTATGGTAACGAGCAAGAAGAGCAATGATTTCAATTTCAGAATTGGAAAATCCAACCATTGCTTCTGAGTTACGTATGATGTAATAACTATGTTTGTGGTAGTTATGGTGCGAAATACAAAGCCCCACTTGGTGGAGGTAACAAGCCGTTTCTAAATAATCCCTTTCTAAGTTTCCAAGACCATGTAATTCCTTAAGATCATCAAACAACTGCAAGGTGAGTTTTGCAACAGTTTCAGCATGATGTTTTCCTTGTGGGTAAAGGTTTGCAACAGTTTTGATCGCTTTTTCTCGGATGTTATCGAGTCTCGGAAGTGAATTGTCAGTATGTCTGTACCAAGATTCTATGGTATCATACACAATTCCTTCCCGAAGGGCAAAATCACTCACAGTAAAGGAGTGAGCTTTAATCCTTTGTAACACTTCATCCAAAACCAAAATCCCGCCGACAATGATATCCCCACGTTTGGCATCAAGTCCTGGGATTTTTAATCTTTTTTTGATACTCTCAGCATCTAACACTTGTTTTCTGATTTCTTTAAAGGAATCGATCGGGATTTCTGTTCCGTTCAACCGTTCTCGTTTCTCTCCCTTTTTTTCTAAAACCATGGAGGTCACCGAAGTGATGGTTCCGGAACTTCCCACTACCATAAAAGGTTTCCAAGTTTCAATTTGGGGTAAAAAGGCAGATAACACCGATTCAATGTGTATCCTACATTTTTGCAAATCAGTGGCCGAAATTGGATCTTTTTTTAAGTATTTCTCTGTTAAACGAATGGCACCTAACTTCATACTGGTGGAAAATATAATTTCCCCTTTTTCCCCGATGAGAAGTTCTGTACTCCCTCCCCCAATGTCAATGAGAAGGATCCGTTTTTCAAACACAGGGAGTCCCTGTAAAATCCCTAGGTAAATGAGCCTTGCCTCCTCGTTCCCCGAAACCACTTGGATTTGGATGCCCGTTTCCTTCTCCGCTCGGTCAAGAAAGATCTGACGATTTTCTGCTTCCCGAAGTGCACTTGTGGCAACTGCTCGGATTTCCGCTTTGTAACTGTCGGCAAGAGTTTTGAATCGTTTCAAACAAGCAAGGCCCCGATCCATTGCTTCGTTTGTGATCACCGCATAATCACTGCTACCGCTTCCTAAGCGAACGGATTCCTTTTCCTTGGTCAGGTATTCGAGTGTACCATCCGGTCTTAGTTTTACGACGACAATGTGAAAGGAATTAGTGCCCAAATCAATGGCAGCAAGGATCTTTTCCGTGCGAAATGCCTGGTTTGGTTTGCGTAAGATTTGTGAGAAAGGAAGCATTTTGTATCTAACTAGCCTATCGAAAATTTTTACGGTTGAAAGCAAAAACCAGCCGAAAATTATGGGGAACGGGAAGAATTGTAAAGTTTTGGTGTTTACCCACCGTAAATTCCCCCCTTCGTACTTCTTTCACAGGATCTGATATGATATTTGATAATCTTTATGGACTTTTCTCGAACGATATGGGAATCGATTTGGGAACCGCGAACACCCTCGTGCATGTGAAAGGACAAGGGATCGTCCTATCAGAACCGTCGGTCGTGGCAGTCCAAGCCTCTACTGGTAGAGTCCTCGCCGTGGGACAAGAAGCAAAACGTATGCTAGGAAGGACTCCTGGTGATATCGTTGCCATCCGTCCCATGAAAGACGGGGTGATCGCAGACTTCGAAACTGTGGAAAAGATGATTCGTTACTTCATCGCAAAAGTCCACAACCGCACTACATTTGTAAAACCGCGCATCGTCATCGGAGTTCCTTCAGGGATTACCGAAGTAGAAAGACGTGCCGTTCGTGAGTCCGCAGAACAAGCGGGTGCTCGCGAAATTTTCCTCATCGAAGAAGCACTTGCAGCAGCCATCGGTGCCAACATCCCCATCCATGAACCAGCAGGGAACATGATTGTGGATATCGGAGGGGGAACCACAGAAATCGCTGTGATCTCTCTTGGTGGTATGGTAATCGCAGAATCCATCCGAACAGGTGGGGACGAATTTGATGAAGCCATCGTAAAATACCTCCGTAACCAATACAACCTAGTGGTGGGAGAAAGAACGGCAGAGGACATCAAACTTACCATTGGTAACGCGTTCGCAGACAAACGTGTCGACACCATGGAAGTGAAAGGACGTGATGCCATCTCTGGTCTCCCACGTACCCTCGAACTTGATTCCAACGAAATCCGTAAAGCCCTCAAAGAACCAACAGACGAAATCCTAGACGGGATCAAATCGGTTCTTGAGCGCACTCCTCCAGAACTGGCAGCCGACATCGTGGAACGAGGAATCGTTCTCACAGGTGGTGGTTGTCTCCTCCGTGGTCTCGAACACTACCTCACCAAAGAAACAGGTGTTCCTGTGTTCCGGGCCGAAAACCCACTCACTTGTGTGGTTCTCGGAACAGGACGTTACTTGGATGAATTGAAATACATCAAACCAGGGATCAGATAAACATCGGTTACATGGTTAGGTGAAAAAAGGGGAACTTTGGTTCCCTTTTTTTTTGGGCGCTAATTTTTTGGGTGTTTGATTGGCGAGTCCTCTTTGGAGAGTCTTTCCTCTTCTTGGAGGTTTCCCATTTACATTTCTTCCAAATCATTCAAGCGACACTATACACCTGCGCTCACACATGAATCGTAGTATAAATCCCTCTGGAAAAATCACGATAATACATTTAATTCGAGTTATGTGGAAAAATTCGAAACCAAATTCGGAAAGTTCCCAATTTGGAAAAAGGCAGAACCAGAAAAACTTTTCAACTGAGGTAAATTCATTCGCGGCTTTATTTGGAATGAATGCTATGATTGCAAAATTGTACTTGCCGTTCCCTTCTCTAGTAAAAGTAGACTTTGTCTATCTTGCTATCGAAAAAAGCTTTTTGGGTGGTCAATTCTTCTATCTAGAATTCTAAACTCCGAACTGCCCCATTACCATATCGTTTTCACCTTACCTGGAAGATTAAATGAACTATTATTTCAAAGACTTGTCATTCGGCATTTTCTCAATTGCCTTGCAGCAAAGATCTATACAAAACGACTTCGAAATATTAGCAAATCATATAGCAACGACAAACCTGGATTCCTTAGCACACTCCACCTAGCAGGAAACCATCTCAACTTCAACTCACATGTCCATGCGATTGCGACTAGAGACCTCATAGATAAAACTTCAAGCGAGATCAAACAAATCGATTTTCTTCCTTTTAAAACAATGCGCTACGACTGGCAAAGGACTGTCTGTAAATACTTACTTCGTAAAAAATACATAAGTAAGGAAGAATATACTTTCTTCACGAAAAGCTATCCAAGAGGATTCCATGTCTACTTTGAAAAGATCAATATCTAAGAAAGCGATTCCATCTATCGGATCGCCCAATACATTGCCTTTGA comes from the Leptospira ellinghausenii genome and includes:
- a CDS encoding MFS transporter; translation: MDFKFTPYHIFVVGLLAFLQFTVVLDFMILSPLGVLVMSELQIPTEKFGYVVSAYAFSAGISGLLAAGFADRFDRKKLLLFFYVGFVVATFLCGIAVHYEFLLFVRILTGMFAGVLSSISFAIVADLFPLQVRGRVMGFIMTAFAASQVFGLPIGIYISNIWGWQSPFLMIAGVSGAVGFFIFFFLKPVTKHLDNKTDTRAFHHLVTTLTQPRYLPAFIATTLLATGGFMLMPFGSAFSVHNLGVRLEDLPFIYMVTGIVSMLGGPIMGRLSDSIGKYNMFFGASTIAAIIIIYFTRLKVTPLPTVIIINSLLFVFIAARMISANAMNSAVPELHDRGAFMAISSSIQQISGGIAASVAGLIVIQTPSGYLERYEVLGYVVATAIVCTILLMYKVNEMISAKK
- a CDS encoding SpoIIE family protein phosphatase → MKKTLYFICCFILFSHSIFALPIDLTKNWYVTIGFETTENPDTKKWKTLESLPLASILSEFEWEKGKLRKVTMAKSFLLSQTDFQKTEDDAFSLHIPYISNYYEIYINQSLVSSNGKIKNEAIEKSGYRRHILIRMKRNQLNIGQNQIRILIAAEEGEELNLYKLFNDYPANIDLASKHLKIEDEYETYMLLFLYIFVGIYHGLFYWKRRQETYNLFYALFSIFLAVYMIFRSQGVYSFGLEPFTQSKIEYFVVFLTPVWLLLFTDVFFRSKISIVSKVYFLFSLVLAVSQIFVNRATSVTLLRIWQISVLVFGVILLYLMISAVRAKNKDAKRLLIGVLFLLGTGTWDILGASGLLPIQNLNLLRFGFLVFVLGIAVVLANRFLRVHRQVEELNLSLEKKVEERTNELQNTLTKVQELKVQQDGDYFLTSLLLDPLSQTKVESTKVLLQSYVKQKKEFEFRGKKREIGGDIIISDSITLNGKSYLVFINGDAMGKSIQGAGGALVLGVVFLSFIKRTQMILENQNKSPERWIKECFYELQTIFESFDGSMLVSVVLGLVEEDTGVLYYLNAEHPWTVLYRDGVASFIEEELELRKIGTKGMDGDVRIRIFPLEKGDILFIGSDGRDDLVLEESGDGNRLINEDETKFLQVVEKSNGDLSLLVENLLDVGTFSDDLTLLRIEWLGSFKRVSKDTLSNLSTDDYLYAKVKLLLDLGNGEEAYQNIESLLSNESLNDDIRINLIREKSRISLLLKKFDVAVESLESIFPFFVTDNEILLQLSFAYRKSKNIKKAIDLGERLRARDPKHIRNLINLVECYRLIGNAERAKKIFHRLAMITPDHPQVIKLKELLEEEIKS
- a CDS encoding Ppx/GppA phosphatase family protein, which produces MLPFSQILRKPNQAFRTEKILAAIDLGTNSFHIVVVKLRPDGTLEYLTKEKESVRLGSGSSDYAVITNEAMDRGLACLKRFKTLADSYKAEIRAVATSALREAENRQIFLDRAEKETGIQIQVVSGNEEARLIYLGILQGLPVFEKRILLIDIGGGSTELLIGEKGEIIFSTSMKLGAIRLTEKYLKKDPISATDLQKCRIHIESVLSAFLPQIETWKPFMVVGSSGTITSVTSMVLEKKGEKRERLNGTEIPIDSFKEIRKQVLDAESIKKRLKIPGLDAKRGDIIVGGILVLDEVLQRIKAHSFTVSDFALREGIVYDTIESWYRHTDNSLPRLDNIREKAIKTVANLYPQGKHHAETVAKLTLQLFDDLKELHGLGNLERDYLETACYLHQVGLCISHHNYHKHSYYIIRNSEAMVGFSNSEIEIIALLARYHRKGGPKGKHEEFKTLRPEDQLLVRKLSSFLRIGDGLDRSEKSIIERLDAVIEKGKVNCRLYFKKGEDPNLEIWSVSEKKDLFEDTFGANLEFHLHPI
- a CDS encoding rod shape-determining protein is translated as MIFDNLYGLFSNDMGIDLGTANTLVHVKGQGIVLSEPSVVAVQASTGRVLAVGQEAKRMLGRTPGDIVAIRPMKDGVIADFETVEKMIRYFIAKVHNRTTFVKPRIVIGVPSGITEVERRAVRESAEQAGAREIFLIEEALAAAIGANIPIHEPAGNMIVDIGGGTTEIAVISLGGMVIAESIRTGGDEFDEAIVKYLRNQYNLVVGERTAEDIKLTIGNAFADKRVDTMEVKGRDAISGLPRTLELDSNEIRKALKEPTDEILDGIKSVLERTPPELAADIVERGIVLTGGGCLLRGLEHYLTKETGVPVFRAENPLTCVVLGTGRYLDELKYIKPGIR